The window AAATTGGCAACTTTGACATAATTATCTCCGGACGTCAAGCGATAGATGGAGATACAGCACAGGTAGGTCCACAAGTAGCCGAAAAATTAGGTATTCCCCAAATTACTTATGCTGAAGAAATTCAATCAGTTAAAAATGGCAAAATTTTTATAAAACGCCGTTTGGAACACGGAATAGAAATAGTGGAAGGGAAATTACCTATGTTAGTAACGGTTAATAATTCTGCTCCTGAATGCCGCCCGAGAAATGCACGACTGATTCAGAAATATAAGTATGCAAAAACTCCTTCTGAAAAGGAAACAGAAAATAGAATTTACGTAGATCTCTATAAATCTCGTCCTTATCTTAATTTAATAGAATGGAGTGCTTCCGATATAGGAGTCGACAATAAACAGTGTGGACTTTCAGGATCTCCTACAAAAGTAAAAAAAATAGAAAATGTTGTTTTTCAAATAAAAGAGAGTAAAATACTTGATTCTTCTGATATACAAATAGAAGAACTGATAGTAGAATTAATGACCAATCATACAATCGGATAATTTATGAATAATTTATTTGTATATCTTGAGATAGAAAACAATATAGTAGAGGACGTCAGTTTAGAACTACTTACCAAAGGTCGTTCGTTAGCAAATCAATTAAAATGTCAATTAGAGGCTATTGCTGCTGGAAACCAGTTAAACAAGATTGGAGAACAAGTATTTCCTTACGGAGTAGATATGCTACACATCTTTGATGATGCCCGCCTATATCCTTATACATCTCTCCCTCATACTTCTATATTGGTTAAACTCTTTAAAGAAGAAAAGCCACAAATAGTCTTGATGGGAGCTACAAACATTGGCAGGGATCTGGGACCACGTGTTTCTTCAGCTTTGTCCAGTGGATTAACAGCTGACTGTACATCTTTGAAAATTGGCAATC of the Candidatus Azobacteroides pseudotrichonymphae genomovar. CFP2 genome contains:
- a CDS encoding electron transfer flavoprotein subunit beta/FixA family protein; protein product: MSLRIIVLAKQVPDTRNVGKDAMKDDGTINRSALAAIFNPEDLNALEQALRLKEQYSDSTITLLTMGPPRAAEIIREGLFRGIDNGYLLTDRVFAGADTLATSYTLHMAIKKIGNFDIIISGRQAIDGDTAQVGPQVAEKLGIPQITYAEEIQSVKNGKIFIKRRLEHGIEIVEGKLPMLVTVNNSAPECRPRNARLIQKYKYAKTPSEKETENRIYVDLYKSRPYLNLIEWSASDIGVDNKQCGLSGSPTKVKKIENVVFQIKESKILDSSDIQIEELIVELMTNHTIG